A stretch of Miscanthus floridulus cultivar M001 chromosome 13, ASM1932011v1, whole genome shotgun sequence DNA encodes these proteins:
- the LOC136502167 gene encoding probable auxin efflux carrier component 5a, with product MISWGDVYKVASALVPLYVPLLLGFCSVRRWKIFTPEQCESVNSLVAFFAIPFFTFGFTVHTDPFRANYRAIAADVVSKAVIAAIIGGWVLLTGGRKNAVSWSITGFSLSTLTSSLVVGVPMAQAMYGDWAQQLVVQLSVFQAIVWITLLLFALEVRKAALGTTTQIRRAADVPVSDIEASTYADDHVSTTSVLSPPPPKVINGVQASTEEIIAVVAEGEVRKDAIGGTQMIPGDGQDSSAAPAQETPHHINDDDVEASTDDDDAAYNVDDASTFPQSALVIDDFIEASNAEAIGVAPTVGGGRPSIWKLVKVVLYKLGCNPNTYASVGGIIWACIANRLQISLPIIIENSIGIMARCGNGLAMFSMGLFMAQQDKLIPCGPSLTFLGLVLKFVLDPIAMTIGSIAVGLRGDVVRVAIIQAAVPQSITSFIFAKEYGLHPDVLSTAVIVGMLVSVPLIVLLYVGLEGL from the exons ATGATCTCCTGGGGCGACGTGTACAAGGTGGCGTCCGCGCTGGTGCCGCTGTACGTCCCCCTGCTCCTGGGGTTCTGCTCGGTCCGGCGGTGGAAGATCTTCACGCCGGAGCAGTGCGAGTCGGTGAACAGCCTCGTCGCCTTCTTCGCGATCCCCTTCTTCACCTTCGGCTTCACGGTCCACACCGACCCCTTCCGGGCAAACTACCGCGCCATCGCCGCCGACGTCGTCTCCAAGGCGGTCATCGCCGCCATCATCGGCGGCTGGGTGCTCCTCACCGGGGGGCGCAAGAACGCCGTCAGCTGGTCCATCACCGGCTTCTCACTGTCTACGCTCACGAGCTCGCTCGTCGTCGGCGTGCCCATGGCGCAGGCCATGTATGGCGACTGGGCGCAGCAGCTCGTCGTCCAGCTCTCCGTTTTCCAGGCCATCGTCTGGATCACGCTCCTCCTCTTCGCGCTCGAGGTCAGGAAGGCCGCGCTCGGGACGACGACGCAGATCCGCCGCGCCGCTGACGTTCCGGTCAGTGACATTGAAGCTAGCACCTACGCCGACGACCACGTCTCGACGACATCTGTGctttctccgccgccgccgaaagTCATCAATGGCGTTCAGGCGAGCACTGAAGAAATCATTGCCGTCGTGGCCGAGGGTGAGGTCAGGAAGGACGCCATCGGCGGCACGCAGATGATCCCAGGTGACGGACAAGACTCGTCGGCTGCTCCAGCTCAGGAAACTCCCCATCACATCAATGACGACGACGTTGAAGCTAGCACCGACGACGACGATGCCGCCTATAATGTCGACGATGCGTCCACGTTTCCTCAGTCGGCACTGGTCATTGACGACTTTATTGAAGCAAGCAACGCCGAGGCCATTGGCGTCGCGCCGACCGTTGGCGGCGGCAGGCCGTCAATCTGGAAGCTGGTCAAGGTAGTGTTGTACAAGTTGGGGTGCAATCCCAACACATATGCCAGCGTGGGTGGCATCATCTGGGCCTGCATTGCCAACAG ATTGCAGATATCTTTGCCAATCATCATCGAAAATTCCATTGGAATAATGGCCCGGTGTGGGAACGGCCTTGCCATGTTCAGCATGG GGCTGTTCATGGCACAGCAGGATAAACTGATCCCATGTGGGCCGAGCTTAACATTTCTAGGCCTTGTGCTAAAGTTCGTCCTTGACCCAATTGCCATGACCATCGGTTCCATTGCTGTCGGACTCCGTGGTGACGTCGTTCGTGTCGCCATTATACAA GCTGCAGTACCACAATCTATTACTTCATTTATCTTTGCAAAGGAATATGGATTGCATCCCGACGTGCTCAGCACAGC GGTCATTGTTGGAATGCTAGTATCTGTCCCTTTAATAGTTCTATTATATGTAGGATTAGAGGGCCTTTGA